A DNA window from Gammaproteobacteria bacterium contains the following coding sequences:
- a CDS encoding DUF433 domain-containing protein, with product MFDRITFDPATMGGRACIRGMRITVAHVVNLIANGMTAEAIRIDHPDLEPEDIRQALQYVALLAQEETYPLADAGG from the coding sequence ATGTTTGACCGAATTACTTTCGACCCCGCCACCATGGGTGGGCGCGCTTGTATACGGGGGATGCGGATAACGGTGGCGCATGTTGTTAACCTGATAGCCAATGGGATGACGGCGGAAGCGATCAGGATCGATCATCCGGATCTCGAACCGGAAGACATACGTCAGGCGCTTCAGTACGTGGCACTGCTTGCGCAAGAAGAAACGTATCCGCTGGCTGACGCCGGAGGGTGA